Proteins found in one Pectobacterium atrosepticum genomic segment:
- a CDS encoding DUF1440 domain-containing protein, translated as MNFFEQTPPSRRRYGLAAFIGLIAGIVSSFVKWGAENPLPPRSPTDMFSSACVPESLIRAAEQIDCSRNFLNPPYIFLRDWLGVVDPNAAVYTFAGHVFNWVGVTHIVFSIVFALGYCVVAEVFPKIKLWQGLLAGALAQLFVHMISFPLMGLTPSLFVLPMYEHVSEIVGHLIWFWSIEIIRRDLRNRMTHEPDPEIPLNASR; from the coding sequence ATGAACTTTTTTGAACAAACACCTCCATCTCGGAGACGCTATGGACTCGCTGCTTTTATTGGTTTGATTGCAGGTATTGTTTCATCTTTTGTAAAGTGGGGCGCAGAAAATCCGCTTCCTCCACGTAGCCCTACCGATATGTTTAGTAGTGCTTGTGTTCCTGAATCACTGATTAGAGCTGCTGAGCAAATTGATTGCTCTCGTAATTTTCTTAACCCTCCCTACATCTTTTTACGCGATTGGCTTGGGGTTGTTGACCCTAATGCGGCTGTTTATACTTTTGCCGGCCACGTATTCAATTGGGTTGGTGTGACTCATATTGTTTTCTCTATTGTTTTTGCTTTAGGTTATTGCGTTGTTGCAGAAGTATTTCCTAAAATAAAATTATGGCAAGGGCTGTTGGCTGGTGCGCTGGCTCAACTGTTTGTCCATATGATTTCATTCCCATTGATGGGCTTGACTCCTTCTCTGTTTGTTCTCCCGATGTATGAACATGTATCAGAAATAGTGGGTCACTTGATTTGGTTTTGGTCTATTGAGATTATTCGTCGTGATTTACGTAATCGTATGACTCACGAGCCTGATCCAGAGATTCCTTTGAATGCTTCACGATAA
- a CDS encoding helix-turn-helix domain-containing protein, whose protein sequence is MATAIRGLKLQTEDYFLTDKNAVMVAERHPQPVFPLHHHDFDELVIVWRGNGLHLWNDVPYRITRGDMFYVSAHDRHSYESVHELELDNILYIRNRLTLSADWQTLLPGGELPQSQRHWCLGSEGMDTIREKVDALTQECMKSDALSLQLSEALLLQIALLAARYRHSPDSPQLADAHQLDMLMNALRASIAAPFRFEAFCEQHHFSARSLRSRFKEQTGMSVPHYLRQLRLCKAMELLRYDLQTIGDVAALCGFEDSNYFSVVFHQAFGVSPSAYRQRFLNVE, encoded by the coding sequence TTGCCGAACGCCATCCGCAGCCGGTATTTCCTCTGCATCATCATGATTTCGACGAATTGGTGATCGTCTGGCGGGGCAATGGTCTGCACCTCTGGAACGATGTGCCTTACCGTATTACCCGCGGCGATATGTTTTATGTCTCCGCGCACGATCGCCACAGCTATGAATCCGTCCACGAGCTTGAACTGGACAACATTCTCTATATTCGCAATCGCCTGACGTTATCCGCAGACTGGCAAACCTTACTGCCGGGCGGAGAGCTTCCACAAAGCCAGCGGCACTGGTGTTTAGGCTCCGAAGGCATGGATACCATCCGCGAGAAGGTAGACGCACTGACGCAGGAGTGTATGAAATCGGATGCGCTGTCGCTGCAATTGAGTGAGGCGCTGCTGTTGCAGATTGCGCTGCTGGCGGCGCGCTATCGCCATTCGCCAGATAGTCCGCAGTTGGCGGATGCGCACCAGTTGGATATGTTGATGAATGCGCTACGTGCCAGCATTGCTGCGCCGTTTCGCTTTGAAGCCTTTTGCGAACAGCACCACTTCAGCGCCCGCAGTTTACGCTCGCGTTTTAAAGAACAAACGGGAATGAGCGTGCCGCATTACCTGCGCCAATTGCGGCTGTGCAAGGCGATGGAGCTGTTGCGCTACGATCTACAAACTATCGGCGACGTTGCCGCGCTGTGCGGTTTTGAAGACAGCAATTACTTTTCCGTCGTGTTCCACCAGGCATTCGGCGTCTCGCCCAGCGCCTACCGTCAACGCTTCCTGAATGTGGAGTGA
- a CDS encoding ABC transporter substrate-binding protein, with amino-acid sequence MEKNHPQVTTLAAGLLSLLFALNPGAYAAQSGEKPVSGGILNVGLGSDTPIIDPHITAYGVTALISRNVVDSLVGQAEDNRFTPWLAESWKINDDNTEYTFHLRKDVTFSDGTKLDAEAVKYNIERILDPKTTSSYAKSLLGPIDKISTPDAYTVVIHYSSAFAPLLQGLSLPYLGIQSPTYLKKTPNTSNTVVGSGPFILDSFVKGSGSKLTKRPDYNWGPGYAKHTGPAYLDGLVFKYLPEASVRLGALSSGQIQAIDAVPPANFPTVKRNPKLEVITYENPGVNRVLYLNTTKGPFQDVAVRKAFQSAVDTNAAVKVAFFGTLKAADNVLGPATLYYDPSVASRWGFDVKKANELLDNAGWKQKDSAGYRTKDGKRLSVSFVYATTNVEAADVALFQAVQFQVKQAGFDVQLTPVDAGEFTTRTNANEYDIASNFFVRAEPDILRTVFDSAYAPPNGNGFTRISVLDDKLRKAIGAGEAERKQLYTEIQNEVIDQAYVVPLYVPAYQLGLSKQVQGISWATNAKPNFYDVWIKR; translated from the coding sequence ATGGAAAAAAATCACCCGCAAGTTACGACCCTCGCCGCAGGATTACTTTCGCTGCTTTTCGCACTCAATCCCGGTGCTTACGCTGCACAAAGCGGTGAAAAACCAGTCTCTGGCGGTATTCTAAATGTAGGGCTGGGTAGCGATACGCCGATTATTGACCCGCACATTACGGCCTATGGCGTAACGGCACTGATTTCCCGCAACGTGGTGGATTCACTGGTAGGACAAGCAGAAGATAACCGCTTTACGCCTTGGCTGGCGGAAAGCTGGAAAATTAACGATGACAACACCGAATACACCTTCCATCTGCGTAAAGATGTCACGTTTAGCGACGGCACCAAGCTAGATGCAGAAGCGGTGAAATACAATATTGAGCGTATTCTCGATCCCAAAACCACCTCCAGCTATGCCAAATCACTGTTAGGTCCTATCGACAAGATCTCAACACCGGATGCCTATACGGTGGTTATCCACTACAGCTCGGCGTTTGCACCACTGTTACAGGGGCTGAGCCTGCCGTATCTGGGCATTCAGTCACCGACTTACCTGAAGAAAACGCCAAACACCAGCAACACCGTCGTAGGTTCCGGGCCGTTTATTCTTGATTCCTTTGTGAAAGGCAGCGGCAGCAAGCTGACGAAACGCCCTGATTACAACTGGGGACCGGGCTATGCCAAACATACCGGTCCAGCCTATCTGGATGGTTTGGTCTTCAAATATCTGCCGGAAGCCTCAGTCCGCCTTGGTGCGTTGAGCAGCGGCCAGATTCAGGCGATTGACGCCGTACCACCGGCCAATTTCCCGACGGTGAAGCGCAATCCGAAACTGGAAGTCATTACCTATGAAAACCCGGGCGTTAACCGCGTACTCTATCTCAACACCACCAAAGGCCCATTCCAAGATGTCGCGGTGCGTAAGGCATTCCAGAGCGCAGTAGATACCAACGCAGCGGTAAAAGTCGCCTTCTTCGGTACGCTGAAAGCCGCCGATAACGTCCTCGGCCCAGCCACGCTGTACTACGATCCGAGCGTCGCGTCACGCTGGGGCTTCGATGTGAAAAAGGCTAACGAACTGCTGGATAACGCAGGCTGGAAACAGAAAGACAGCGCGGGCTACCGCACCAAAGATGGCAAACGCCTGAGCGTCAGCTTCGTCTACGCCACCACCAATGTGGAAGCAGCAGACGTCGCATTGTTCCAGGCCGTGCAGTTTCAGGTGAAGCAGGCAGGCTTTGACGTCCAGTTAACGCCGGTCGATGCGGGTGAATTCACCACGCGCACCAACGCTAACGAATACGACATCGCGTCTAACTTCTTCGTGCGTGCAGAGCCAGATATTCTGCGTACCGTGTTCGATTCAGCCTATGCGCCACCGAACGGTAACGGCTTTACGCGTATCAGCGTGCTGGACGACAAACTGAGAAAAGCCATCGGCGCGGGCGAAGCAGAACGTAAACAGCTCTATACCGAGATACAAAACGAGGTTATCGATCAGGCATATGTGGTTCCTCTGTACGTTCCTGCTTATCAACTCGGCCTGTCAAAACAGGTACAAGGTATAAGCTGGGCGACAAACGCAAAACCGAACTTCTATGATGTCTGGATTAAACGTTAA
- a CDS encoding DUF2645 family protein, which yields MPNYSNITYNILFYFYSTLCALIILITSIRDYEGMVDGVEIINLCEIPEGDSDGFFSFIIIPLSIPFFIVKKSLARAITYIILLFYYFWSFYIRFNFC from the coding sequence ATGCCAAACTATAGCAACATAACTTACAATATTCTATTTTATTTTTATTCCACTCTCTGCGCTTTGATTATATTGATCACGTCAATAAGAGATTACGAAGGGATGGTTGATGGGGTAGAAATAATAAATCTCTGTGAGATACCTGAAGGCGACTCCGATGGTTTCTTTTCGTTTATTATTATCCCGCTATCTATCCCTTTCTTCATTGTAAAGAAAAGTTTAGCTAGGGCAATTACTTATATTATTTTATTGTTTTACTATTTTTGGAGTTTTTATATTAGATTTAATTTTTGCTAA
- a CDS encoding TIGR00645 family protein gives MERFIENLMYSSRWLLAPVYLGLSLGLLALAIKFFQEVFHVLPNIFDMAEADLVLVLLSLIDMTLVGGLLVMVMLSGYENFVSALDITDGREKLNWLGKMDSGSLKNKVAASIVAISSIHLLRVFMDARNIPDNKLMWYVIIHLTFVLSALVMGYLDRMSRYEKSKTA, from the coding sequence ATGGAACGTTTTATTGAGAATTTGATGTACTCATCGCGCTGGCTGCTTGCTCCTGTTTATCTTGGGCTATCGCTGGGCTTACTGGCGCTGGCGATTAAGTTTTTCCAGGAGGTGTTCCACGTCCTGCCCAATATCTTTGATATGGCAGAGGCAGATTTGGTGCTGGTGCTGCTGTCGCTGATCGATATGACGCTGGTTGGCGGACTGCTTGTGATGGTAATGCTGTCCGGTTACGAAAACTTTGTGTCGGCATTAGACATCACCGATGGCAGAGAAAAGTTGAACTGGCTCGGTAAGATGGACTCCGGCTCGCTAAAAAATAAAGTGGCCGCCTCGATTGTCGCTATCTCGTCAATCCACCTGCTGCGCGTGTTCATGGATGCCCGTAATATCCCGGATAACAAGCTGATGTGGTATGTGATTATCCATTTGACGTTTGTGCTGTCTGCGCTCGTCATGGGGTATCTGGATCGCATGTCGCGTTACGAAAAAAGCAAAACAGCATAA
- a CDS encoding ABC transporter ATP-binding protein → MSLNPLSHSSHSSSDASAKTPLLRVDGLSVTFPSPFGPIRSVKNLSFQVNAGEILALVGESGSGKSVTARTLVGLSGENVDVQANAIELTRHDGSLCDLRYLTDRDWRAIRGREIGFVLQDALVSLDPLRKIGQEVAEPILTHRLLPREQIPARVAELLTKAGIPDPENRAAQYPHELSGGLRQRALIASALAAGPQLLIADEPTTALDATVQKQVLKVFAALAQAGHGVLLITHDLAVVADIADRVIVMQQGSLVEGGEARQLLSAPTHPYTRRLLAAIPTASTRGKWLAGVDPLQNGITPSAASLAANHASTDDTIALTADRIAVSFKRPDGSRMQAVNQVSLQIKRGETLGIVGESGSGKTTLGKVILALQKPDSGEVRLAGNAWSALTERERRPLRARIQTITQDPLSSFDPQFTVAQILRQPLRLRRDLSDDEKQRRILTLLEYVGLTPDLLTRRPTALSGGQRQRVSIAQALASDPEILICDEPVSALDVTTQAQVLDLLGALQRQLGLTMLFISHDLGVVQHMSHRIAVMKDGDIVETGPVEQIFNQPQHPYTRLLLSTVAE, encoded by the coding sequence ATGAGCCTGAACCCACTTTCTCATTCCTCTCATTCCTCTTCAGACGCCTCGGCGAAGACGCCGCTGCTACGTGTAGACGGCTTGAGCGTCACCTTTCCCAGCCCCTTCGGCCCTATTCGTTCGGTTAAAAACCTCTCTTTTCAGGTGAATGCCGGAGAAATTCTGGCACTGGTCGGCGAGTCTGGTTCAGGGAAATCCGTCACCGCGCGCACGCTGGTTGGCCTATCCGGTGAAAACGTTGACGTACAGGCCAATGCGATTGAGCTCACGCGCCATGACGGCAGCCTGTGTGATTTACGCTATCTGACCGATCGCGACTGGCGGGCGATTCGCGGCCGTGAAATCGGTTTTGTTTTACAGGATGCGCTGGTGTCTCTCGACCCGCTGCGCAAGATCGGGCAGGAAGTTGCTGAACCGATTTTGACCCACCGCCTGTTACCCCGTGAGCAGATTCCCGCCCGCGTCGCCGAACTCCTGACAAAAGCAGGGATTCCTGACCCAGAGAATCGGGCAGCCCAGTATCCGCACGAACTGTCTGGCGGCCTGCGCCAACGTGCGCTTATTGCTTCTGCATTAGCGGCAGGCCCGCAGTTACTGATTGCCGATGAACCCACGACGGCGCTGGATGCCACGGTGCAAAAGCAGGTGCTGAAAGTCTTCGCCGCATTAGCACAGGCTGGTCACGGCGTCCTGCTGATCACTCACGATCTTGCCGTTGTTGCAGACATCGCGGACCGCGTCATCGTTATGCAACAAGGCTCGTTGGTAGAAGGCGGCGAGGCGCGACAGCTCCTGTCAGCACCGACACATCCCTACACCCGCAGGCTACTGGCGGCGATCCCAACGGCTTCTACACGAGGAAAGTGGCTGGCTGGTGTCGATCCGTTACAGAACGGCATTACGCCATCAGCCGCATCGCTGGCAGCAAATCACGCCAGCACCGACGACACTATTGCACTAACGGCAGATCGGATTGCGGTGTCGTTCAAGCGACCAGACGGCAGCCGAATGCAGGCCGTCAATCAGGTTTCACTCCAGATTAAACGGGGCGAAACACTGGGTATCGTCGGGGAATCTGGCTCGGGCAAAACCACGCTGGGGAAAGTCATTCTGGCGCTACAAAAGCCGGACAGCGGCGAAGTTCGACTCGCGGGCAATGCCTGGAGTGCGCTGACGGAACGCGAACGCCGACCGCTACGAGCCCGCATTCAGACGATCACGCAGGATCCGCTCAGTTCGTTCGATCCGCAATTTACCGTCGCCCAGATTCTACGCCAGCCGCTACGCTTGCGTCGCGATCTGAGCGACGATGAAAAACAGCGGCGTATTCTGACGCTGCTGGAGTATGTCGGGCTAACACCGGATCTACTGACTCGACGTCCAACCGCGTTATCTGGTGGGCAACGTCAGCGCGTCTCTATCGCACAGGCACTGGCTTCAGATCCTGAAATTCTGATCTGTGATGAGCCGGTATCGGCACTGGATGTCACCACACAGGCGCAGGTGCTGGATTTACTGGGGGCGTTGCAGCGCCAGTTGGGGCTGACGATGCTGTTCATTTCACACGATTTGGGCGTAGTGCAGCATATGAGCCACCGAATCGCGGTGATGAAGGACGGGGATATCGTAGAAACTGGGCCAGTCGAACAGATCTTCAACCAACCGCAGCATCCCTACACGCGACTGCTGCTCTCGACGGTGGCGGAATAG
- a CDS encoding NADP-dependent oxidoreductase yields MTQIDRINRRVVLAQRPHGAPTQDNFRLEQQAVPSVDSGQVLLRTVFLSLDPYMRGRMSDAPSYAKPVELNDVMVGGTISRVVESKHPDYQTGDWVLSYSGWQDYAISDGKGLTNLGQSPTNPSYALGILGMPGFTAYMGLTDIGQPKAGETLVVAAATGPVGATVGQIGKLKGCRVVGVAGGAEKCRYAVEVLGFDVCLDHRADDFAEQLKQACPQGIDIYFENVGGKVFDAVLPLLNTSARIPVCGLVSGYNATGLPDGPDRLPLLAGTLLKKRIRMQGFIIFDDYGHRFDEFWKEVSPWVAQGKIKYREEIVDGLENAPEAFIGLLHGRNFGKLVIRIGPDA; encoded by the coding sequence ATGACGCAAATCGATCGCATCAACCGCCGTGTGGTTTTGGCTCAACGCCCGCACGGGGCGCCTACACAAGATAATTTTCGTCTGGAACAACAGGCTGTACCATCCGTAGATTCGGGGCAAGTGCTGCTGCGTACCGTGTTTCTTTCTCTCGATCCCTACATGCGTGGCCGCATGAGCGACGCGCCTTCTTATGCCAAACCGGTCGAACTGAATGACGTGATGGTCGGTGGAACCATCAGCCGCGTGGTTGAGTCAAAACATCCGGATTATCAGACGGGCGACTGGGTGTTGTCCTACAGCGGCTGGCAGGATTATGCGATTTCTGACGGTAAAGGATTAACCAATCTGGGGCAGTCGCCGACTAATCCTTCCTATGCGCTGGGTATTCTGGGCATGCCGGGCTTCACTGCTTATATGGGGCTGACGGATATCGGCCAACCGAAAGCGGGTGAAACATTGGTAGTGGCTGCTGCGACGGGTCCTGTCGGCGCGACGGTTGGCCAGATCGGGAAACTGAAAGGCTGCCGGGTTGTCGGTGTGGCTGGTGGGGCGGAGAAATGTCGCTACGCGGTTGAGGTTCTTGGGTTTGATGTTTGTCTCGACCACCGGGCTGATGATTTTGCCGAACAACTGAAGCAAGCTTGCCCACAGGGCATCGATATCTACTTTGAAAACGTTGGTGGGAAAGTCTTCGACGCGGTGCTGCCGCTGCTGAATACCTCGGCGCGTATTCCGGTGTGCGGATTAGTCTCTGGCTACAATGCCACAGGGTTACCTGATGGCCCAGACCGTTTACCGCTGCTGGCGGGGACTCTCCTGAAGAAGCGTATTCGCATGCAGGGGTTCATCATTTTTGATGACTATGGTCATCGTTTTGACGAATTCTGGAAAGAGGTTTCGCCGTGGGTTGCGCAAGGCAAGATCAAATATCGGGAAGAGATTGTCGACGGTCTGGAAAATGCCCCGGAAGCTTTTATCGGTCTATTACATGGTCGCAATTTCGGTAAGTTGGTGATCAGAATCGGGCCGGATGCCTGA
- the rhaT gene encoding L-rhamnose/proton symporter RhaT — protein MSNPILLGIFWHFIGAASAACFYAPFKQVKNWSWETMWSLAGFFSWIILPWSISWWLLPDFWRYYGSFDMATLLPIFLFGAMWGIGNINYGLTMRYLGMSMGIGIAIGVTLIIGTLMTPVLQGKFSVLFGSPGGKMTLLGVLVAVIGVAIVSYAGLLKERALGIRAEEFSLKKGLILAVMCGVFSAGMSFAMDAAKPMHTAAQALGINSLYVALPSYVVIMGGGAIVNLGFCFIRLATCKGISLKADLAQAKPLLIANALFAILGGVMWYLQFFFYAWGHANIPADYTYISWMLHMSFYVLCGGIVGLLFKEWKAVGQKPVRMLVLGCVVIILAANIVGLGMAV, from the coding sequence ATGAGCAATCCTATTCTTCTTGGTATTTTCTGGCACTTCATCGGCGCGGCTAGCGCAGCCTGCTTCTATGCACCGTTTAAGCAGGTCAAAAACTGGTCGTGGGAAACCATGTGGTCACTCGCCGGATTTTTCTCGTGGATTATCCTGCCCTGGAGCATCAGTTGGTGGCTACTTCCTGATTTTTGGCGCTATTACGGTTCGTTCGATATGGCGACCCTACTCCCCATCTTTCTCTTCGGCGCCATGTGGGGCATCGGCAATATCAACTATGGCCTGACGATGCGCTACCTCGGCATGTCAATGGGCATCGGTATCGCTATCGGCGTGACGCTGATTATCGGTACGCTGATGACGCCCGTCCTACAAGGTAAGTTCTCGGTTTTGTTTGGCTCGCCAGGTGGGAAAATGACACTACTGGGCGTGCTGGTCGCAGTCATCGGCGTCGCGATTGTCAGCTACGCTGGCTTGCTGAAAGAACGCGCACTCGGTATTCGTGCCGAAGAATTCAGCCTGAAAAAAGGGCTGATTCTGGCCGTGATGTGCGGGGTCTTCTCCGCTGGCATGTCCTTTGCGATGGACGCCGCCAAACCAATGCACACCGCCGCACAGGCGCTGGGAATTAACTCGCTGTATGTTGCCCTCCCTAGCTACGTGGTGATCATGGGCGGTGGTGCCATCGTCAATCTGGGCTTCTGTTTCATCCGTTTGGCAACCTGCAAAGGGATTTCACTAAAAGCCGATCTGGCACAGGCTAAACCGTTACTGATTGCCAATGCGCTCTTCGCCATTCTGGGCGGCGTTATGTGGTACTTGCAGTTTTTCTTCTATGCCTGGGGGCACGCCAACATTCCGGCAGACTACACCTATATCAGTTGGATGCTGCACATGAGCTTCTACGTGCTGTGCGGTGGCATCGTCGGCTTGCTATTTAAGGAGTGGAAGGCCGTGGGTCAGAAACCCGTACGCATGCTGGTTCTGGGCTGCGTGGTGATTATTCTGGCAGCGAATATTGTCGGCTTGGGAATGGCCGTGTAA
- a CDS encoding YoeB-YefM toxin-antitoxin system antitoxin YefM — protein sequence MRTISYSEARQNLSATMMKTVEDRAPILITRQNGEACVLMSLEEYNSLEETAYLLRSPANAKRLMNSIESLKAGNSEERDIIE from the coding sequence ATGCGTACAATTAGCTACAGCGAAGCCCGTCAAAATCTATCAGCGACAATGATGAAAACCGTCGAAGATCGTGCTCCCATTCTGATCACTCGACAGAATGGTGAGGCCTGCGTGCTTATGTCTCTGGAAGAGTATAATTCTCTAGAGGAAACAGCATATTTACTGCGTTCACCAGCAAATGCAAAAAGGCTGATGAATTCAATTGAAAGCCTTAAGGCTGGCAATAGCGAAGAAAGAGATATCATTGAGTGA
- a CDS encoding ABC transporter permease, which produces MSSEPMPFTQIPSRKTYRSPWLSTATLLPAAIVSLLALAVFFPSLFTSRTADEMDMGAVFQSPNATYWFGTDQLGRDIFSRIVHGTSLSLGIGVGAMLIACFGGVLFGTLSVLAPLRIRQLLVRLLDIMLAFPDLLLALLVIAVLGRGPENTMLAVGLAGIAGYARLIRSQVLQVRLSGYVEHAIALGEHPLYIVFRHIIPNTLRPLLIVATIGVGHAVLSASALSFLGLGVVPPTAEWGALLADGRNFLDIAPWVSLLPASVVALSVISITLLGRRLQTILAKGEAR; this is translated from the coding sequence ATGAGTAGTGAACCGATGCCCTTCACGCAAATACCATCACGAAAAACCTATCGCAGCCCGTGGCTGAGCACGGCGACGCTGCTGCCTGCCGCTATCGTTTCCCTGCTGGCGCTGGCGGTCTTTTTTCCGTCGCTGTTTACCAGCCGCACCGCAGATGAAATGGATATGGGCGCGGTATTTCAGTCGCCAAATGCCACTTATTGGTTCGGCACCGATCAACTCGGGCGCGACATTTTTTCCCGCATCGTTCACGGCACGTCGCTGTCGCTGGGTATTGGCGTAGGCGCGATGCTAATCGCCTGCTTCGGCGGCGTGCTGTTTGGTACGCTGTCGGTGCTCGCGCCGCTGCGCATTCGTCAGCTTCTGGTACGTCTGCTGGACATCATGCTGGCGTTTCCCGACCTGCTGTTGGCGCTGCTGGTGATCGCTGTACTGGGACGCGGCCCGGAAAACACCATGCTAGCCGTTGGTCTGGCGGGGATTGCTGGCTATGCGCGTTTGATCCGCTCTCAGGTGCTGCAAGTCAGGCTATCCGGCTATGTCGAGCATGCGATTGCGCTGGGCGAACACCCGCTGTATATCGTCTTCCGCCATATCATCCCCAATACGCTGCGCCCGCTGTTGATTGTCGCCACCATTGGCGTCGGTCATGCGGTGCTATCCGCCTCAGCGCTGAGTTTTCTGGGGTTGGGCGTCGTTCCACCGACCGCCGAATGGGGTGCGCTACTGGCTGACGGACGCAACTTCCTTGATATCGCGCCCTGGGTCAGCCTGCTGCCTGCCAGCGTTGTGGCACTGTCGGTGATTTCCATTACGCTGCTGGGGCGTCGTTTACAGACTATTTTGGCCAAAGGAGAGGCACGATGA
- a CDS encoding ABC transporter permease, giving the protein MMSGLNVNLYALGKRLLTILAVLWGAATLTFIAVKLIPGDPVAILSGGDNVVDEAYRAVLIKQFGLDQPLWVQYLRYCWQALQGDFGVSYLYRLPVGGVISDAMQETLPLAIGGLILALFLAITSALLTAGRYGPLRTAVSWLELTLLSTPVYWIGIVLLSLFSFRLQWFPVTGNDGFMSLVLPVITLGLPIAAILSQVLRDGLEDALSQPFSLTVRTRGVSEIRLRFRHGLRHAALAASTLTGTLLASVLGGSVLTETVFGRAGIGQVTLSAIENRDMPLVLGVVMLSAFLFVVINLLVDALYLLIDPRLRKKASAHE; this is encoded by the coding sequence ATGATGTCTGGATTAAACGTTAATCTGTACGCGTTAGGCAAACGTCTACTCACTATTCTGGCTGTGCTCTGGGGCGCAGCCACATTGACGTTTATTGCCGTCAAACTTATTCCCGGCGATCCAGTTGCTATTCTCAGCGGCGGCGATAACGTGGTGGATGAAGCCTATCGCGCCGTACTCATCAAACAGTTCGGGCTGGATCAGCCGCTGTGGGTGCAATATTTGCGCTACTGCTGGCAAGCGTTACAGGGCGATTTTGGCGTCAGCTATCTCTATCGTCTGCCGGTCGGCGGCGTGATTAGCGATGCCATGCAAGAAACCCTGCCGCTGGCGATCGGTGGCCTGATACTGGCTTTGTTCCTCGCCATTACCAGCGCGTTACTCACCGCGGGCCGCTATGGGCCGCTGCGTACCGCCGTATCGTGGCTCGAACTGACGCTGCTTAGCACACCGGTCTACTGGATTGGTATCGTGCTATTAAGCTTGTTCAGTTTTCGCCTGCAATGGTTTCCGGTCACTGGCAACGACGGTTTTATGTCGCTGGTGTTGCCCGTTATCACCCTCGGCTTGCCAATTGCCGCCATTCTTAGCCAGGTACTGCGCGACGGTCTGGAAGATGCACTCTCCCAGCCGTTCTCGTTAACCGTGCGCACACGCGGCGTCAGCGAAATTCGATTACGATTTCGTCATGGTTTACGCCACGCGGCGCTGGCAGCCTCAACGCTGACTGGCACGTTGCTGGCAAGCGTACTCGGTGGCTCCGTGCTGACCGAAACCGTATTTGGCCGCGCCGGTATTGGGCAGGTCACGCTAAGTGCAATTGAAAACCGCGACATGCCGCTGGTGCTGGGCGTCGTGATGCTATCCGCTTTCCTGTTCGTCGTCATCAATCTGCTGGTGGATGCGCTGTACCTCCTCATCGATCCCCGCTTACGCAAGAAGGCGAGCGCCCATGAGTAG
- a CDS encoding Txe/YoeB family addiction module toxin, with protein MKLIWSEEAWEDYLYWQDIDKRTVKKINELIKETRRTPFEGKGKPEPLKHNLAGFWSRRITEAHRLVYAITDDAMMIAACRYHY; from the coding sequence GTGAAGCTAATCTGGTCAGAAGAAGCATGGGAAGACTACCTGTACTGGCAGGACATCGATAAGCGAACGGTCAAAAAGATCAATGAATTAATAAAAGAGACGCGCAGAACACCTTTTGAAGGAAAAGGAAAACCAGAGCCACTTAAACATAACCTTGCTGGTTTCTGGTCGCGCCGTATCACCGAAGCACATCGTCTGGTGTATGCCATCACAGATGATGCCATGATGATCGCCGCATGCCGCTACCACTATTAA
- a CDS encoding MEKHLA domain-containing protein: MSQQGIVYDYSGIRVRKNGQTFPIYDGAVWQLRHQDGALWGMAALFRREQNELLKCYGFTKK; encoded by the coding sequence GTGTCTCAGCAAGGGATTGTCTATGATTACAGCGGAATCCGGGTCAGAAAAAATGGCCAGACGTTTCCGATTTATGACGGCGCAGTGTGGCAATTACGTCATCAGGATGGGGCACTATGGGGGATGGCCGCGCTATTTAGGCGTGAGCAGAATGAGTTGCTAAAGTGTTATGGTTTCACAAAAAAATAA